AAATAGATGCAAGTATAATTGCAACTTCTGTAAATAGTTATATAATTTATAAACACCTAAAATCTTTGGGAGTAGAATTGTTAACGGGAGAACTTATCGGTAGCTCAATAGAGGCAAGAGAATCTATACCAGAAGAATTAAAATACCTATTAAATAAATAGATGGAGAAATAAAATGTTAGAAAAAGAAGATAATTTAAAAAGTCTTAGTGAACTAATTGAAAAGTTGGTTATTGATAATGATATCAAAAAGCTTAGAGAGTTAGAAGAAGAACACTACCCACAAGATATTGCAGAGGCATTAGAAAATTTGGATGAGAAAATAGTAATTATATCTCTAAGGCTTTTTACAAATGATACAAGTAGTGAAATTTTTCCCCACCTTGATGCAGACCTTCAAGAAGAAATTATAAATAAAATGTCTTCTCAACAAGTTAGTGAACTATTTGGTGAACTATATACAGATGACATTGTAGACATTTTGGAAGAAATGCCTTCAAATATAGTTAAAAAAATTCTAAGATCTTCAACCCCTGAAGCTAGAGCTCAAATAAACAATATTTTAAAATATAATGATGACACCGCTGGAAGTATAATGAGTGTTGACTATACAAGATTTAAAGTTTATTGAACTGTGACAGAAGCTATTGAAAAAATTAGAGAAAGAAATGAAGAATCAGAAGACCACAACACTTTTTATGTAGTCGATGATTTAAATAACTTAAAAGGAACTATAGAATTAAGGGACCTAGTTTTTTCAAAAGGTTCAGTATTGATTTCTGAAATAATGGATGAAAGAGTTTTGTTTGCATTTACAAAAGATGATCAAGAAACTGTTGTAGAAAAATTTAAGAAGTATGACATTACAACTTTACCTGTTATAAATGTACAACAAAAACTTGTTGGTATTGTTACAGTTGATGATGTAATAGATGTAATTGAAGAAGAAGTTACAGAAGATATTTATAAAATGGCAGGAATAAGCCCCACAGATGATGAATATTTTAAAACAAGTATTTGAAAAATGGTTAAATCAAGAAGTGTTTGACTGATGTTCTTAATGGTTTCGGCAACTCTTTCTCAAGTAATAATAACTTTGTTTTTAAATATTTATCATGCAGGAAGAGAAGTTGTAAATCCAGAATCTAACAATCAAATAGAATATATTGTTACCATGTTGCTAACTCCTCTTTTAACTGTAATTTCAGGAACCACTGGTAATGCTGGTAGTCAATCTTCAACTATGATAGTTAGAGCACTTTCTTTAAAAGAGGTTGAAACAAAAGATTATGCAAGAGTGATGTGAAAAGAATTTAGGGTTGCATCAATTACGGGGTTAATACTTGTTAGTGTTAACTTTGTTAGAATGGTTGTGATTTACTCTATTCAACAAAAAGGTGATCTAAATCAAGCGATATTATGATATACAATAGCTACATTGTCTATTTCTATGTATATTTCTTTAATAATGGCCAAATTAATTGGAGGAACACTTCCTATAATTGCTAAAAAACTAAAATTAGACCCAGCCGTAATGGCGGCTCCTTTATTAACAACATTAGTAGATGCTTTATCTACTGCCATATTCTTTTCAATAGGATTAATATTTTTTACACAATTTATAAACTAAAATAAGGAAAGCAAAAATGAGATTAAGAAATAAAAATTGAACAAAAGACTATATTGAACAAAATAGAAGATACATGATAACATCAGATAAAAAAATTGATGCTAGTTCTTTATTTCCACAAAAGCAAGATACTTTTTTGGAAATTGGTTGTGGCAAAGGTCAATTTATTATCGGACAATCATTAAAAAATAAAGATAAAAATTTTATAGCTATGGAAAAGGAAACAACAGTTATTGGGGTGGCTTTAAAAAAAGCAATAACAACAGAAAATGTAGACCTAAATAATTTATTGTTTTTGAATAAATATGCTGAAAATCTTTTGGATATATTTGAATCTAATTCTTTAAAGGGAATATTTTTAAATTTTTCAGACCCTTGACCTAAATCAAAACATTATAAAAAAAGACTAACTTACATAGATTTTTTAAATATTTACTGAGATTTATTAAAAGATGATGGAATTATTGAAATAAAAACAGATAATGATAATTTATATGAATTTAGTTTAGAACAAATAGAAGAATCTAAGTTTAAATTACTTTATAACACAAGTGATTTATATTCAGACGAAGAAGCACTAAAAGATAATATAGCAACAGAGTATGAACAAAGATTTCAATCAATGGGAAAAAACATCAATAAAATAGTAATAAAAAAAGAGGCTTAATCTTTGGATTGAACCTCTTTTTTTGGCGTATTATTTATAAAATTAATATAGGCTTTTTTAAATTCTTCATTTTGAGCAATTAAATATCTTGTTATTGAAAAAAATAAATAAAGATAAATATAATTAATTATTAATAATATGAAAAATATTCATCATGTTGATTTGGCGTTTTCTACTCAACTTATTTTATTTATT
This genomic interval from Spiroplasma monobiae MQ-1 contains the following:
- the trmB gene encoding tRNA (guanosine(46)-N7)-methyltransferase TrmB, whose amino-acid sequence is MRLRNKNWTKDYIEQNRRYMITSDKKIDASSLFPQKQDTFLEIGCGKGQFIIGQSLKNKDKNFIAMEKETTVIGVALKKAITTENVDLNNLLFLNKYAENLLDIFESNSLKGIFLNFSDPWPKSKHYKKRLTYIDFLNIYWDLLKDDGIIEIKTDNDNLYEFSLEQIEESKFKLLYNTSDLYSDEEALKDNIATEYEQRFQSMGKNINKIVIKKEA
- the mgtE gene encoding magnesium transporter, with amino-acid sequence MLEKEDNLKSLSELIEKLVIDNDIKKLRELEEEHYPQDIAEALENLDEKIVIISLRLFTNDTSSEIFPHLDADLQEEIINKMSSQQVSELFGELYTDDIVDILEEMPSNIVKKILRSSTPEARAQINNILKYNDDTAGSIMSVDYTRFKVYWTVTEAIEKIRERNEESEDHNTFYVVDDLNNLKGTIELRDLVFSKGSVLISEIMDERVLFAFTKDDQETVVEKFKKYDITTLPVINVQQKLVGIVTVDDVIDVIEEEVTEDIYKMAGISPTDDEYFKTSIWKMVKSRSVWLMFLMVSATLSQVIITLFLNIYHAGREVVNPESNNQIEYIVTMLLTPLLTVISGTTGNAGSQSSTMIVRALSLKEVETKDYARVMWKEFRVASITGLILVSVNFVRMVVIYSIQQKGDLNQAILWYTIATLSISMYISLIMAKLIGGTLPIIAKKLKLDPAVMAAPLLTTLVDALSTAIFFSIGLIFFTQFIN